In one window of Microtus pennsylvanicus isolate mMicPen1 chromosome 2, mMicPen1.hap1, whole genome shotgun sequence DNA:
- the Ninl gene encoding ninein-like protein isoform X1 codes for MDNEEENHYVSQLRDVYRSCDTTGTGFLDQEELTQLCTKLGLEEQLPALLQILLGNDCLARVNFEEFKEGFVAVLSSGSGVGPSDEEGSSSESATSCAVPPKYMSGSKWYGRRSRPELCDPATATKYGSEQQQAKGSVKSPLRRSASLESVESLKSDEDAESAKEPQNELFEAQGQLQSWGCEVFGTPQKSCSPSFDTPENQVQNIWHELGVGSSGHLNEQELALVCQSIGLHGLEKQELEELFSKLDQDGDGRVSLAEFQLGLFGHEPPSLPEASSLVKPNRPWSHYQEENGCHTTTTSSLVSVCAGLRLFSSVDDGSGFAFPEQVISVWAQEGIQNGREILQSLDFSVDEKVNLLELTWALDNELLTVDGVIQQAALACYRQELSYQQGQVEQLMRERDKARQDLEKAEKRNLDFVREMDDCHSALEQLTEKKIKHLEQEYRGRLSLLQSEVEMERELFWEQARRQRAALEQDVGRLQAEETSLREKLTLALKENSRLQKEIIEVVEKLSDSEKLVLRLQSDIQFVLKDKLEPQSMELLAQEEQFTAVLKEYELKCRDLQDRNDELQTELEGLRVRLPRSRQSPSGTPGTHRRRLPGRGPAGNLFVGDSAPMSLETEIMVEQMKEHYQELRMQLETKVNYYEKEIEVMKRNFEKDKKELEQAFQLEVSVLEGQKADLEALYAKSQEVILGLKEQLQDAARSPEPASAGLAHCCAQALCTLAQRLEVEMHLRHQDQLQQIRREAEEELNQKLSWLEAQHAACCESLSLQHQCEKDQLLQAHLQRVKDLAAQLALEKGWREEREQEVLAHCRRQQLKLQAVMSEEQARICRSFTLEKEKLEQTYRDQVEGLVQEADALRALLKNGTTVVSDQQERTPSSMSLGPGSRLQLPARPAVSPDGRTGAPAEEWPGQGRAKGSELPGQPCSIVAMPSPNPDLVSRRSLESLGVRDNHQGPLSSEEGAVPEEPEPPARALTGQGQKLFLPTQLQMLEPRLDPTALDRKPAPVWVQGQVSEGPTGDAEGVQQTWLHFTKEASRPSLPCSELPDPHEAKFKHLATLGETEARVTSVMSESEMNDVKTKLLQLEDVVRALERDADSRESYRTEFQRLSEENLVLKSDLGRIQLELETSESRNETQREEIEVLKRDKEQACFDLEELGTQTQKYKDELSQLNCRILQLEGDTSALHTQKEENRVAIELLMRKLEEARCREEQQGVQIQNLEVELERVTEECQGLRLSHAEMTESLKESQGQLQSVQLTLEAAQSQHGRIVQCLQEQMGHLVPGAHVAELQHQLNLEEEAGRRLNALQEEYKQQLKAKEDQVEDVEARLRNVEWLLQEKVEELREQLEKNTRSDLLLKELYVENAHLMKAVQLTEEKQRGAERKNCILEEKVRALNKLISKMAPASLSV; via the exons ctaCTTCCTGTGCTGTCCCTCCAAAGTACATGAGTGGCTCTAAGTGGTATGGCCGTCGGAGCCGACCTGAGCTTTGTGACCCTGCCACTGCAACCAAATATGGATCAGAACAGCAGCAGGCCAAGGGTAGTGTGAAGTCACCTCTGAGGCGGTCTGCATCCCTAGAAAGTGTGGAG AGCCTCAAGTCAGATGAAGATGCCGAGAGTGCTAAGGAGCCTCAGAATGAATTGTTTGAAGCACAAG GCCAGCTGCAATCCTGGGGTTGTGAGGTCTTCGGGACACCCCAGAAATCCTGTAGCCCCTCCTTCGACACTCCTGAGAACCAGGTCCAGAACATCTGGCATGAGCTTGGGGTTGGCAGCAGTGGTCACTTGAACGAGCAGGAACTGGCTTTGGTCTGCCAAAGCATCGGGCTCCACGGGCTTGAGAAACAG GAACTTGAAGAATTGTTCAGCAAACTGGATCAAGATGGAGATGGCAGAGTGAGTCTTGCAGAGTTTCAGCTTGGCCTGTTCGGGCATGAACCTCCTTCACTTCCAGAAGCTTCCAGTCTGGTCAAACCAAACAGGCCTTGGTCTCATTATCAG GAGGAGAACGGCTGCCATACAACCACGACCTCGTCCCTCGTGTCTGTGTGCGCAGGCCTGCGCCTCTTCTCCAGTGTTGACGATGGCAGTGGCTTTGCCTTTCCCGAACAAGTCATCTCCGTATGGGCCCAGGAGGGCATTCAGAATGGCAGGGAGATCTTACAG AGCCTGGACTTCAGTGTGGATGAGAAGGTGAACCTCTTGGAGCTGACCTGGGCCCTTGACAATGAACTCCTGACAGTTGATGGTGTCATCCAGCAGGCAGCCCTGGCCTGCTACCGCCAAGAACTGAGCTACCAGCA AGGGCAAGTGGAGCAGCTGATGCGTGAGCGGGACAAGGCGAGGCAGGACCTGGAGAAAGCTGAGAAGAGGAACCTGGACTTCGTGAGAGAGATGGACGACTGCCACTCTGCCCTGGAACAGCTCAcggaaaagaaaatcaa GCACCTAGAGCAAGAGTACAGGGGAAGACTGAGCCTCTTGCAGTCGGAGGTAGAGATGGAGCGGGAGCTGTTCTGGGAGCAAGCCCGCAGGCAGAGAGCTGCGCTGGAGCAGGATGTGGGCCGCCTCCAGGCTGAAGAAACCAGTCTGCGGGAGAAACTGACCTTGGCCCTGAAG GAAAATAGCCGATTACAGAAGGAAATCATAGAAGTGGTGGAAAAGCTTTCAGATTCGGAGAAGCTGGTCCTGCGCCTGCAGAGTGACATCCAGTTTGTGCTGAAGGACAAG CTCGAGCCTCAGAGCATGGAGCTCCTGGCCCAAGAAGAGCAGTTCACAGCCGTCCTGAAAGAATATGAGCTCAAGTGCAGG GACCTACAGGACCGCAATGATGAGTTGCAAACGGAGCTAGAAGGCCTGCGGGTGCGGCTTCCCAGGAGTCGACAGAGCCCCTCAGGGACCCCAGGCACCCATAGAAGGCGGCTCCCTGGACGTGGCCCAGCAG GCAATCTGTTTGTGGGTGACTCTGCTCCGATGAGTTTGGAGACAGAGATAATGGTGGAACAGATGAAGGAACATTACCAGGAGCTCAGGATGCAGCTGGAGACCAAG GTAAATTACTATGAGAAGGAAATTGAGGTCATGAAGAGAAACTTTGAGAAAGATAAAAAGGAGTTGGAGCAGGCGTTCCAGCTTGAGGTCAGCGTGCTGGAGGGCCAGAAGGCAGATCTAGAGGCCCTGTATGCCAAGTCTCAGGAGGTCATCCTGGGCCTGAAGGAGCAGTTGCAAGATGCAGCACGGAGCCCTGAGCCCGCATCAGCTGGGCTGGCCCACTGCTGTGCACAGGCACTGTGCACTCTGGCCCAGCGACTAGAAGTGGAGATGCACCTGCGACACCAGGACCAGCTGCAACAGATAAG gagagaggcagaagaagagcTGAATCAGAAGCTGTCGTGGTTGGAAGCCCAGCACGCAGCCTGCTGCGAGAGTCTGTCCCTGCAGCATCAGTGTGAGAAGGACCAGCTGCTGCAGGCACATCTGCAGCGAGTGAAGGACCTGGCTGCTCAGCTTGCCCTGGagaagggctggagggaggaacGGGAACAGGAGGTCCTGGCCCACTGTCGGAGGCAGCAGTTAAAGCTGCAGGCTGTGATGAGCGAGGAGCAGGCTCGCATCTGCAGGTCATTCACCCTGGAGAAGGAGAAGCTGGAACAAACCTATAGGGATCAGGTGGAGGGACTTGTGCAGGAGGCAGATGCACTGCGTGCTCTCTTGAAGAACGGAACCACTGTGGTGAGTGACCAGCAGGAGAGGACACCCAGCTCCATGTCCCTGGGTCCAGGCAGCAGGCTGCAGCTACCAGCTCGGCCAGCTGTCAGCCCTGATGGACGGACAGGAGCACCAGCAGAAGAATGGCCTGGCCAAGGGAGAGCTAAGGGGAGTGAACTGCCTGGCCAGCCTTGTAGTATAGTTGCCATGCCAAGCCCAAACCCTGACCTAGTGTCCAGAAGATCCCTGGAGAGCCTGGGTGTCAGAGACAACCATCAAGGTCCACTCAGTTCTGAGGAGGGAGCtgttccagaagagccagagcCTCCTGCCAGGGCCTTAACAGGCCAGGGCCAGAAGCTGTTCTTACCTACTCAGCTCCAGATGCTGGAGCCAAGGTTGGACCCAACTGCTCTGGACAGGAAGCCAGCCCCTGTTTGGGTTCAGGGACAGGTTTCAGAGGGGCCAACGGGGGATGCTGAGGGTGTCCAACAGACTTGGCTCCATTTCACCAAAGAAGCTTCCAGGCCCTCACTGCCCTGCTCTGAGCTCCCAGATCCACATGAGGCCAAGTTCAAGCACCTTGCCACCCTGGGGGAAACAGAGGCCAGGGTGACATCAGTGATGTCAGAGAGTGAGATGAATGATGTGAAGACCAAGCTTCTGCAGCTGGAAGATGTTGTCCGGGCTCTTGAAAGGGATGCGGATTCCAGAGAGAGTTACAG GACTGAGTTTCAGAGGCTTTCTGAAGAAAACTTGGTGTTGAAAAGTGACCTGGGGAGGATTCAGCTGGAACTAGAAACTTCAGAGAGCAGAAATGAAACACAGAG GGAGGAGATTGAGGTTTTAAAGAGAGACAAGGAACAGGCCTGCTTTGACCTGGAAGAGCTCGGCACACAG ACTCAGAAGTACAAAGATGAATTGTCACAGCTCAACTGCAGGATCCTTCAGCTGGAAGGGGACACGTCTGCCCTCCATACCCAGAAGGAGGAAAATCGCGTTGCCATCGAGCTGTTGATGCGGAAGCTGGAGGAGGCCAGGTGCCGGGAGGAGCAGCAG GGTGTCCAAATTCAAAACCTTGAAGTTGAACTTGAACGTGTAACTGAGGAATGCCAGGGCTTACGACTGTCACATGCAGAGATGACAGAAAGCCTCAAAGAGAGTCAAGGCCAG CTGCAGAGTGTCCAGCTAACGCTGGAGGCTGCACAGTCCCAGCATGGCCGGATTGTCCAGTGCCTGCAGGAGCAGATGGGTCACTTGGTTCCTGGAGCTCACGTAGCCGAGCTACAGCACCAGCTCAACCttgaggaggaggctgggagacGGCTAAACGCACTGCAG GAAGAATACAAGCAGCAACTGAAGGCCAAGGAGGACCAGGTGGAGGATGTCGAGGCTCGGCTGCGCAATGTGGAGTGGCTGCTacaggagaaggtggaggagctTCGAGAACAG TTGGAGAAGAACACCAGATCTGATCTGCTGCTCAAGGAACTGTATGTGGAAAACGCCCACCTCATGAAAGCTGTTCAGCTCACAGAAGAGAAGCAGCGAGGTGCTGAGAGGAAAAACTGCATCTTGGAAGAAAAAGTTCGAGCTCTCAACAAACTGATCAGTAAGATGGCACCAGCGTCACTTTCTGTGTAG
- the Ninl gene encoding ninein-like protein isoform X2, translating into MDNEEENHYVSQLRDVYRSCDTTGTGFLDQEELTQLCTKLGLEEQLPALLQILLGNDCLARVNFEEFKEGFVAVLSSGSGVGPSDEEGSSSESATSCAVPPKYMSGSKWYGRRSRPELCDPATATKYGSEQQQAKGSVKSPLRRSASLESVESLKSDEDAESAKEPQNELFEAQGQLQSWGCEVFGTPQKSCSPSFDTPENQVQNIWHELGVGSSGHLNEQELALVCQSIGLHGLEKQELEELFSKLDQDGDGRVSLAEFQLGLFGHEPPSLPEASSLVKPNRPWSHYQEENGCHTTTTSSLVSVCAGLRLFSSVDDGSGFAFPEQVISVWAQEGIQNGREILQSLDFSVDEKVNLLELTWALDNELLTVDGVIQQAALACYRQELSYQQGQVEQLMRERDKARQDLEKAEKRNLDFVREMDDCHSALEQLTEKKIKHLEQEYRGRLSLLQSEVEMERELFWEQARRQRAALEQDVGRLQAEETSLREKLTLALKENSRLQKEIIEVVEKLSDSEKLVLRLQSDIQFVLKDKLEPQSMELLAQEEQFTAVLKEYELKCRDLQDRNDELQTELEGLRVRLPRSRQSPSGTPGTHRRRLPGRGPAGNLFVGDSAPMSLETEIMVEQMKEHYQELRMQLETKVNYYEKEIEVMKRNFEKDKKELEQAFQLEVSVLEGQKADLEALYAKSQEVILGLKEQLQDAARSPEPASAGLAHCCAQALCTLAQRLEVEMHLRHQDQLQQIRREAEEELNQKLSWLEAQHAACCESLSLQHQCEKDQLLQAHLQRVKDLAAQLALEKGWREEREQEVLAHCRRQQLKLQAVMSEEQARICRSFTLEKEKLEQTYRDQVEGLVQEADALRALLKNGTTVVSDQQERTPSSMSLGPGSRLQLPARPAVSPDGRTGAPAEEWPGQGRAKGSELPGQPCSIVAMPSPNPDLVSRRSLESLGVRDNHQGPLSSEEGAVPEEPEPPARALTGQGQKLFLPTQLQMLEPRLDPTALDRKPAPVWVQGQVSEGPTGDAEGVQQTWLHFTKEASRPSLPCSELPDPHEAKFKHLATLGETEARVTSVMSESEMNDVKTKLLQLEDVVRALERDADSRESYRTEFQRLSEENLVLKSDLGRIQLELETSESRNETQREEIEVLKRDKEQACFDLEELGTQLNCRILQLEGDTSALHTQKEENRVAIELLMRKLEEARCREEQQGVQIQNLEVELERVTEECQGLRLSHAEMTESLKESQGQLQSVQLTLEAAQSQHGRIVQCLQEQMGHLVPGAHVAELQHQLNLEEEAGRRLNALQEEYKQQLKAKEDQVEDVEARLRNVEWLLQEKVEELREQLEKNTRSDLLLKELYVENAHLMKAVQLTEEKQRGAERKNCILEEKVRALNKLISKMAPASLSV; encoded by the exons ctaCTTCCTGTGCTGTCCCTCCAAAGTACATGAGTGGCTCTAAGTGGTATGGCCGTCGGAGCCGACCTGAGCTTTGTGACCCTGCCACTGCAACCAAATATGGATCAGAACAGCAGCAGGCCAAGGGTAGTGTGAAGTCACCTCTGAGGCGGTCTGCATCCCTAGAAAGTGTGGAG AGCCTCAAGTCAGATGAAGATGCCGAGAGTGCTAAGGAGCCTCAGAATGAATTGTTTGAAGCACAAG GCCAGCTGCAATCCTGGGGTTGTGAGGTCTTCGGGACACCCCAGAAATCCTGTAGCCCCTCCTTCGACACTCCTGAGAACCAGGTCCAGAACATCTGGCATGAGCTTGGGGTTGGCAGCAGTGGTCACTTGAACGAGCAGGAACTGGCTTTGGTCTGCCAAAGCATCGGGCTCCACGGGCTTGAGAAACAG GAACTTGAAGAATTGTTCAGCAAACTGGATCAAGATGGAGATGGCAGAGTGAGTCTTGCAGAGTTTCAGCTTGGCCTGTTCGGGCATGAACCTCCTTCACTTCCAGAAGCTTCCAGTCTGGTCAAACCAAACAGGCCTTGGTCTCATTATCAG GAGGAGAACGGCTGCCATACAACCACGACCTCGTCCCTCGTGTCTGTGTGCGCAGGCCTGCGCCTCTTCTCCAGTGTTGACGATGGCAGTGGCTTTGCCTTTCCCGAACAAGTCATCTCCGTATGGGCCCAGGAGGGCATTCAGAATGGCAGGGAGATCTTACAG AGCCTGGACTTCAGTGTGGATGAGAAGGTGAACCTCTTGGAGCTGACCTGGGCCCTTGACAATGAACTCCTGACAGTTGATGGTGTCATCCAGCAGGCAGCCCTGGCCTGCTACCGCCAAGAACTGAGCTACCAGCA AGGGCAAGTGGAGCAGCTGATGCGTGAGCGGGACAAGGCGAGGCAGGACCTGGAGAAAGCTGAGAAGAGGAACCTGGACTTCGTGAGAGAGATGGACGACTGCCACTCTGCCCTGGAACAGCTCAcggaaaagaaaatcaa GCACCTAGAGCAAGAGTACAGGGGAAGACTGAGCCTCTTGCAGTCGGAGGTAGAGATGGAGCGGGAGCTGTTCTGGGAGCAAGCCCGCAGGCAGAGAGCTGCGCTGGAGCAGGATGTGGGCCGCCTCCAGGCTGAAGAAACCAGTCTGCGGGAGAAACTGACCTTGGCCCTGAAG GAAAATAGCCGATTACAGAAGGAAATCATAGAAGTGGTGGAAAAGCTTTCAGATTCGGAGAAGCTGGTCCTGCGCCTGCAGAGTGACATCCAGTTTGTGCTGAAGGACAAG CTCGAGCCTCAGAGCATGGAGCTCCTGGCCCAAGAAGAGCAGTTCACAGCCGTCCTGAAAGAATATGAGCTCAAGTGCAGG GACCTACAGGACCGCAATGATGAGTTGCAAACGGAGCTAGAAGGCCTGCGGGTGCGGCTTCCCAGGAGTCGACAGAGCCCCTCAGGGACCCCAGGCACCCATAGAAGGCGGCTCCCTGGACGTGGCCCAGCAG GCAATCTGTTTGTGGGTGACTCTGCTCCGATGAGTTTGGAGACAGAGATAATGGTGGAACAGATGAAGGAACATTACCAGGAGCTCAGGATGCAGCTGGAGACCAAG GTAAATTACTATGAGAAGGAAATTGAGGTCATGAAGAGAAACTTTGAGAAAGATAAAAAGGAGTTGGAGCAGGCGTTCCAGCTTGAGGTCAGCGTGCTGGAGGGCCAGAAGGCAGATCTAGAGGCCCTGTATGCCAAGTCTCAGGAGGTCATCCTGGGCCTGAAGGAGCAGTTGCAAGATGCAGCACGGAGCCCTGAGCCCGCATCAGCTGGGCTGGCCCACTGCTGTGCACAGGCACTGTGCACTCTGGCCCAGCGACTAGAAGTGGAGATGCACCTGCGACACCAGGACCAGCTGCAACAGATAAG gagagaggcagaagaagagcTGAATCAGAAGCTGTCGTGGTTGGAAGCCCAGCACGCAGCCTGCTGCGAGAGTCTGTCCCTGCAGCATCAGTGTGAGAAGGACCAGCTGCTGCAGGCACATCTGCAGCGAGTGAAGGACCTGGCTGCTCAGCTTGCCCTGGagaagggctggagggaggaacGGGAACAGGAGGTCCTGGCCCACTGTCGGAGGCAGCAGTTAAAGCTGCAGGCTGTGATGAGCGAGGAGCAGGCTCGCATCTGCAGGTCATTCACCCTGGAGAAGGAGAAGCTGGAACAAACCTATAGGGATCAGGTGGAGGGACTTGTGCAGGAGGCAGATGCACTGCGTGCTCTCTTGAAGAACGGAACCACTGTGGTGAGTGACCAGCAGGAGAGGACACCCAGCTCCATGTCCCTGGGTCCAGGCAGCAGGCTGCAGCTACCAGCTCGGCCAGCTGTCAGCCCTGATGGACGGACAGGAGCACCAGCAGAAGAATGGCCTGGCCAAGGGAGAGCTAAGGGGAGTGAACTGCCTGGCCAGCCTTGTAGTATAGTTGCCATGCCAAGCCCAAACCCTGACCTAGTGTCCAGAAGATCCCTGGAGAGCCTGGGTGTCAGAGACAACCATCAAGGTCCACTCAGTTCTGAGGAGGGAGCtgttccagaagagccagagcCTCCTGCCAGGGCCTTAACAGGCCAGGGCCAGAAGCTGTTCTTACCTACTCAGCTCCAGATGCTGGAGCCAAGGTTGGACCCAACTGCTCTGGACAGGAAGCCAGCCCCTGTTTGGGTTCAGGGACAGGTTTCAGAGGGGCCAACGGGGGATGCTGAGGGTGTCCAACAGACTTGGCTCCATTTCACCAAAGAAGCTTCCAGGCCCTCACTGCCCTGCTCTGAGCTCCCAGATCCACATGAGGCCAAGTTCAAGCACCTTGCCACCCTGGGGGAAACAGAGGCCAGGGTGACATCAGTGATGTCAGAGAGTGAGATGAATGATGTGAAGACCAAGCTTCTGCAGCTGGAAGATGTTGTCCGGGCTCTTGAAAGGGATGCGGATTCCAGAGAGAGTTACAG GACTGAGTTTCAGAGGCTTTCTGAAGAAAACTTGGTGTTGAAAAGTGACCTGGGGAGGATTCAGCTGGAACTAGAAACTTCAGAGAGCAGAAATGAAACACAGAG GGAGGAGATTGAGGTTTTAAAGAGAGACAAGGAACAGGCCTGCTTTGACCTGGAAGAGCTCGGCACACAG CTCAACTGCAGGATCCTTCAGCTGGAAGGGGACACGTCTGCCCTCCATACCCAGAAGGAGGAAAATCGCGTTGCCATCGAGCTGTTGATGCGGAAGCTGGAGGAGGCCAGGTGCCGGGAGGAGCAGCAG GGTGTCCAAATTCAAAACCTTGAAGTTGAACTTGAACGTGTAACTGAGGAATGCCAGGGCTTACGACTGTCACATGCAGAGATGACAGAAAGCCTCAAAGAGAGTCAAGGCCAG CTGCAGAGTGTCCAGCTAACGCTGGAGGCTGCACAGTCCCAGCATGGCCGGATTGTCCAGTGCCTGCAGGAGCAGATGGGTCACTTGGTTCCTGGAGCTCACGTAGCCGAGCTACAGCACCAGCTCAACCttgaggaggaggctgggagacGGCTAAACGCACTGCAG GAAGAATACAAGCAGCAACTGAAGGCCAAGGAGGACCAGGTGGAGGATGTCGAGGCTCGGCTGCGCAATGTGGAGTGGCTGCTacaggagaaggtggaggagctTCGAGAACAG TTGGAGAAGAACACCAGATCTGATCTGCTGCTCAAGGAACTGTATGTGGAAAACGCCCACCTCATGAAAGCTGTTCAGCTCACAGAAGAGAAGCAGCGAGGTGCTGAGAGGAAAAACTGCATCTTGGAAGAAAAAGTTCGAGCTCTCAACAAACTGATCAGTAAGATGGCACCAGCGTCACTTTCTGTGTAG